One Carassius carassius chromosome 20, fCarCar2.1, whole genome shotgun sequence DNA segment encodes these proteins:
- the tmem125b gene encoding transmembrane protein 125, with product MELLPLSMMSPGAPLRLQADPLWLQRQSVEEQVELWWFNEPHVSLLCYCFSVAMVLSLGSAGVGLLSTASSAAGPSVLWRLGVGSTLCLLALVVLMKQLLSSAVQDMGCIRSRRRIEQLRSGGTVDPVLLLFSGLALVVCGTTLLSLTQLDMLLSGVTLLASGGAVVLGVMAYGVMVYVQGRRNTRRRRRRRVRVYTVMGQRNRPWRDSTSSQSNLL from the coding sequence ATGGAGCTTCTACCCCTGAGTATGATGAGTCCCGGGGCTCCCCTTCGTCTCCAAGCAGACCCTTTGTGGCTCCAGCGCCAATCCGTggaggagcaggtggagctgtgGTGGTTCAACGAGCCGCATGTGTCTCTCCTGTGCTACTGCTTTTCAGTGGCCATGGTTCTGAGCCTGGGCTCGGCTGGCGTGGGGCTCCTCTCGACTGCCTCCTCCGCCGCGGGGCCCTCGGTGCTGTGGCGCTTGGGCGTAGGTTCTACTCTCTGTCTCCTGGCACTGGTGGTCCTCATGAAGCAGCTGCTCAGCTCTGCAGTGCAGGACATGGGCTGCATACGCAGCCGCAGACGCATCGAGCAGCTGCGCAGTGGAGGAACGGTGGATCCCGTGCTGTTGCTCTTCTCTGGTTTGGCACTGGTGGTGTGTGGGACTACACTTCTCAGTCTCACTCAGCTGGACATGCTGCTCTCTGGCGTGACCCTCCTGGCCAGTGGGGGTGCTGTGGTCCTAGGTGTGATGGCATATGGAGTGATGGTTTATGTGCAAGGAAGGAGAAACACGAGAAGGCGAAGACGACGAAGGGTGAGAGTGTATACAGTGATGGGGCAAAGGAACCGACCATGGAGGGATTCAACTTCCAGTCAGTCGAATTTGTTGTGA